From Pseudopipra pipra isolate bDixPip1 chromosome 9, bDixPip1.hap1, whole genome shotgun sequence, a single genomic window includes:
- the C9H1orf210 gene encoding type III endosome membrane protein TEMP, with amino-acid sequence MAPACLLGVCSLLCAWAVVTGHPCSLDHQGWADCSGKSLQHAPSSLPRNITSLDLSFNSLVMPHDRTLLMHFPSLRSLNLSSNAMPTLSPATFSNLGALRLLDLSNCGITSLHTDIFQGLGNLHTLLLRNNSLQELDVSFLLPLKSLFHLDLQHNELVSMDTWSLQLMETVPQVCLEGNPWVCDCTAHPLQQWLQRRKAMQVTCVSPPGLRGQAIAALDSQDLGCRMKHRFPRALSTAQQITVTQNDTTATTLPATGKGGRSWPYLVAFLVTAVGISILIALAAKCKLIHKNFASYRHRPLPEIGSTGGSPMEDSSSWDRGSMQDDLQAEDDDGFIEDNYIQPSEQLPDKQERDSHLSI; translated from the exons AtggctcctgcctgcctgctcgGGGTCTGCAGCCTCCTCTGTGCCTGGGCAGTGGTGACAGGACATCCCTGCAGCCTTGACCACCAG GGATGGGCCGACTGCAGTGGGAAGAGCCTTCAGCATGCTCCAAGTTCCCTTCCAAGAAACATCACCAGTTTGGACCTCTCCTTCAACTCCTTGGTCATGCCCCATGACAGGACTCTCCTGATGCATTTCCCTTCCCTGCGCTCTCTCAACCTCTCTAGCAATGCCATGCCAACGCTGAGCCCAGCAACCTTCTCCAACCTCGGGGCGCTGCGTCTGCTGGACCTGAGCAACTGCGGCATCACCTCCCTCCACACAGACATTTTCCAGGGCCTGGGAAACTTGCACACACTGCTCCTAAGAAACAACAGCTTGCAAGAACTTGATGTCTCTTTCCTCCTGCCACTGAAGTCTCTTTTCCACCTGGACCTGCAGCACAATGAGCTGGTCTCCATGGACACTTGGAGCCTGCAGCTGATGGAGACAGTCCCACAGGTCTGTCTGGAAGGAAACCCCTGGGTCTGCGACTGCACCGCGCACCCcctgcagcagtggctgcagcGCAGGAAAG CCATGCAGGTGACCTGCGTGTCGcccccggggctgcggggccaGGCGATCGCAGCTCTGGATTCCCAGGACCTGGGCTGCCGGATGAAGCACCGTTTTCCTCGTGCGCTCAGCACGGCACAGCAGATCACAGTGACCCAGAACGACA CCACCGCCACCACGCTGCCTGCCActgggaaggggggaaggagCTGGCCATACCTGGTGGCATTCCTGGTGACAGCAGTCGGCATCTCCATCCTGATCGCACTGGCTGCCAAGTGCAAGCTCATCCACAAGAACTTCGCCAGCTACCGCCACCGACCGCTGCCTGAAATCGGCTCCACTGGAGGCAGCCCCATGGaggacagcagcagctgggacaggggctcCATGCAAGATGACCTGCAAGCTGAGGATGATGATGGCTTCATCGAGGACAACTACATCCAGCCCAGCGAGCAGCTGCCAGACAAACAAGAGCGGGACTCGCATCTCTCCATCTGA
- the TMEM125 gene encoding transmembrane protein 125, producing MPELAELSSPRTPADADHIQRNILEEHVELWWFQDPKKSILCYGMAVVLILACGIGGIILLYSTSSRSGEWRLAVGTTLCLLALLVLLKQLLSSAIQDMNCIRSRDQIELLKSGGFSDCLVLLLSALVLLVCGVVLTILSTTTMQLSPARPLASMFTSGVVLLTAGSAILLCLLLYLLCTSCRRAAPRSLETGEIRVFTISGRLAGSRRLPPTSSMANLI from the coding sequence ATgccagagctggcagagctgagcagccccCGCACCCCTGCAGATGCAGACCACATCCAGAGGAACATCTTGGAGGAGCATGTGGAGCTCTGGTGGTTCCAGGACCCCAAAAAGTCCATCCTGTGCTACGGGATGGCTGTGGTGCTGATCCTGGCCTGTGGGATCGGGGGCATCATCCTGCTTTACAGCACTAGCAGCCGGTCTGGAGAGTGGCGGCTGGCCGTGGGCACCACGCTCTGCCTCCTGGCCCTGCTCGTGCtgctgaagcagctgctgagctctgcaaTCCAGGACATGAACTGCATCCGCAGCCGGGATCAGATCGAGCTCCTGAAGAGCGGGGGCTTCTCGGactgcctggtgctgctgctcagtgccctggtgctgctggtctGCGGGGTCGTGCTCACCATCCTCTCCACCACGACCATGCAGCTCAGCCCCGCGCGGCCGCTGGCCAGCATGTTCACCAGCGGGGTCGTCCTCCTGACTGCTGGCAGCGccatcctgctctgcctgctgctctaCCTGCTCTGCACCTCCTGCCGCCGGGCCGCTCCTCGGAGCCTGGAGACCGGCGAGATCCGCGTCTTCACCATCTCCGGCCGCCTCGCTGGGAGCAGGCGGCTGCCTCCCACCTCCAGCATGGCCAACCTGATCTGA